ATGTAAATATTTTCCGATATTATTTCATAATCTTTTTTATAGTTTTTTAATAAGTCTTCTTTATATGGATTTATTATTTTTTCATTATTCTTTTGTCTGTTGTAAAGGCTTATTATATGTGCTGTAAGAAACTCCTGAAGTTTATAGTCGTTTAAAAAATTTATATCATATTCGCATGTAAGTCTATATAAGAAACTTTTTACTATGATATAAAAATTTATCTTCTGATTTGTATCTTTGCCTTCAGTTTTAAGAGACGATTTTTTCATTAGGTAATCGGCGAGGAAACATACTTCTTCGTTTATATACTCCTCTTTTATCGTATCTCCGTATAATAGCAGAAGCAAATGCTTTGAAATTTGTATATATTTTTCATTTATGTTTTTTTTCTTTGTTTTAACATAATGTTTATTATCTGTTCTGTAATGGATAATGCTGTTTTTACTTTATTTTTATAAATATTTAAATTTAATTTGTTATGTATAAACCAAATACATATGTTGTGGGTATCGTATTCCAAAAATTCTTTGCTGGATATATTTAATGTTTTTATCAATTTATATATCTCATTCCTTTTTATATGTTCATCCATATCGAGAAGGAATCCAAATCTTTTATTTTCATTTAACTTGATATCATTCTTTTCGAGTTCGTCCGATACTTTTTTTAAATCTTTATAAACCGTGACTTTGCTTGTAAATAATATTTTTTCAAAATCCGATAATGTCAAATGATCGTTATTAATAAATAAAAGAAGCTTGATAATAAACTGTCTTTCTTTGGATGTAAGCTTATATTCGTAAAAGCCTCCGTTTATTATTATGTTCAGAAGCTCTTCACCTTGTTCTTTCGTACCTGCAAAGCTGATTTTATCACCGTTTCTGTATAACAGGTCCTGCATATTGTTTTCAATCAAAAAATCTTCAATATATGAAAGATAATTTCTGACCATTCTGTCACTTACTTCAAATTTAAGCGATAAATCTTTAACTGTATATGATGTCAAATTATTATCGGATAAATATTTCAACACCTGATATGTACGCATATTCATTACAGTACACCTCTTTTACTCCTTTTTATTAAGTATAACATAAGATGATATCTCACTTCATTATAATATATTTCCATTTGATTTAGAAATAAAGTTATATAATAATCCTTCCGCTTAAATTGGAAATACTATTATATTTTTATTTGTCTTTATCTCTGATAAGATATAATTGTAAAAAGGAAATGCGCATTAAAAAACGAATGAAAGGAGCAGGATATGCTTAAAAAAGAATATATTTTGCGGGATATGGATTGCAGTAACAGTGAAGAAGCGATAAGAATGCTTGCGGATGTACTTGAAAAAGACGGAGCGGTAAAGGATACTTTTTGTAAAGCAGTAGTAGA
This region of Anaerofustis stercorihominis DSM 17244 genomic DNA includes:
- a CDS encoding helix-turn-helix domain-containing protein, with the protein product MNMRTYQVLKYLSDNNLTSYTVKDLSLKFEVSDRMVRNYLSYIEDFLIENNMQDLLYRNGDKISFAGTKEQGEELLNIIINGGFYEYKLTSKERQFIIKLLLFINNDHLTLSDFEKILFTSKVTVYKDLKKVSDELEKNDIKLNENKRFGFLLDMDEHIKRNEIYKLIKTLNISSKEFLEYDTHNICIWFIHNKLNLNIYKNKVKTALSITEQIINIMLKQRKKT